The Oncorhynchus tshawytscha isolate Ot180627B linkage group LG12, Otsh_v2.0, whole genome shotgun sequence genome includes a window with the following:
- the LOC121847840 gene encoding LOW QUALITY PROTEIN: UDP-glucuronosyltransferase 2A1-like (The sequence of the model RefSeq protein was modified relative to this genomic sequence to represent the inferred CDS: inserted 1 base in 1 codon) has product MSFFERVLNFLVYIIRQYLYRQVIRPHYSALVSRYFGPEVDYLSLFQAADLWLMRVDFVFEFPRPTMPNIIYIGGFQCKPAKPLPXKLEEFVQSSGVHGVIIMSLGTFIGQLPHDIADEIAVAFAQLPQKVIWRYKGDRPATLGNNTLLVDWMPQNDLLGHPKTRLFVAHGGTNGIFEAIYHSVPIVGLPLVFDQTDNLSRMKAKGVAKVVDLATLDRNIFSQALQEVLDEPSYRTNMQRLSRLHRDVPMEPLDTALFWIEFVMRHKGAAHLRTESYRMPWYSYHSVDVMVFLLTVVLFTLLAFIGIIRCFCCRSCLKMKMKEE; this is encoded by the exons ATGAGTTTTTTTGAGCGTGTCCTTAACTTCCTTGTTTATATCATCAGGCAGTATCTGTACAGACAGGTAATTAGACCTCATTATTCTGCTTTAGTTAGTCGTTACTTTGGTCCTGAGGTCGACTACCTCTCATTGTTTCAAGCTGCTGATTTATGGCTCATGAGAGTTGACTTTGTGTTTGAGTTCCCTCGTCCCACCATGCCTAACATTATCTATATTGGAGGGTTCCAATGTAAACCTGCCAAGCCTCTTC CAAAATTGGAGGAGTTTGTTCAGAGTTCTGGGGTGCATGGAGTCATTATCATGTCTTTGGGAACTTTTATTGGGCAGCTTCCACATGATATAGCTGATGAGATAGCTGTTGCTTTTGCCCAACTGCCTCAGAAGGTAATCTGGAGGTACAAAGGAGACAGGCCAGCTACTCTGGGTAACAACACCTTACTAGTTGACTGGATGCCTCAGAATGATCTTTTAGGACACCCTAAGACAAGGCTGTTTGTAGCTCATGGAGGAACAAATGGGATTTTCGAGGCTATCTACCACAGTGTTCCAATAGTAGGCCTTCCTCTGGTGTTCGACCAAACTGACAATCTTTCTAGAATGAAAGCGAAGGGTGTAGCAAAGGTTGTGGATTTAGCAACACTAGATAGAAACATATTCTCCCAGGCCTTACAGGAAGTTCTGGATGAGCCATCCTACAGGACGAACATGCAGAGACTCTCCAGGCTACACAGGGACGTGCCAATGGAGCCCCTGGACACTGCCCTCTTCTGGATTGAGTTTGTCATGAGACACAAAGGTGCTGCTCACCTGCGTACAGAGTCCTACAGAATGCCCTGGTACTCGTACCACTCTGTAGATGTAATGGTCTTTTTACTGACTGTTGTGTTATTTACTCTGCTGGCTTTCATTGGCATTATCAGATGTTTCTGTTGCAGGTCATGtttgaaaatgaaaatgaaagAGGAATGA